In one window of Zygosaccharomyces rouxii strain CBS732 chromosome E complete sequence DNA:
- a CDS encoding GMC family oxidoreductase (highly similar to uniprot|Q2UD26 Aspergillus oryzae AO090012000349 Choline dehydrogenase and related flavoproteins), giving the protein MELRGSKYDWAYKTTMVKRDDYERIEKPNTRGKALGGSSSLNYFSWIPGCKPTFDRWEEFGGEEWTWDPLVPYLRKSATYHDDLKLYPEELKKIGGGGPLPISHAELVDELAPFREKIIEAWKSRDLPMSENIYDGEMIGLTHCVDSIYHGVRSSSVYFLKEKPNITILSQVHSKKVIIDAADKVAKGVTIIKPSGEEHSYYAKREVIVAQGVFESPKLLMLSGVGPKKELETHGIDVIVENPHVGQHLLDHPGVPFVLHVKDGFGMDDHLLREGPAHTAAVEQYKKKSTGPVGSGLLELVGFPRIDEYLEKDPHYLQAKKANGGKDPFCPEGQPHFELDFVSMFGSAFQWHYPTPKEGCYTSVVVDLVRPISEPGEVKLNSADPLVQPNINLNFFADELDIIAMREGIRFSYDVLTKGKGFKDIVVGEYPWEMPLDDDKEMRKQILDRVQTAFHPCGTARLSKSSEQGVVDSSLKVHGVKGLRVIDASVIPVIPDCRIQNSVYAIGEKGADAIKEAHKDLY; this is encoded by the coding sequence ATGGAATTACGTGGCTCTAAGTACGACTGGGCTTACAAGACCACAATGGTTAAGCGTGACGACTATGAACGTATCGAGAAACCCAACACTCGTGGTAAGGCCCTCGGTGGTAGTTCTTCCTTGAACTACTTCAGTTGGATTCCCGGTTGCAAGCCCACGTTCGACAGATGGGAAGAATTCGGTGGTGAAGAATGGACTTGGGACCCCTTGGTACCTTATTTGAGAAAGAGTGCCACTTACCATGATGACTTGAAGCTTTACCCCGAAGAACTCAAGAAGATTGGTGGTGGCGGTCCTCTTCCAATCTCTCATGCTGAATTAGTGGATGAATTAGCTCCTTTTCGTGAAAAAATAATCGAAGCCTGGAAGTCAAGAGATCTTCCAATGAGCGAAAATATTTATGATGGTGAGATGATTGGTCTGACACATTGTGTGGACTCCATCTACCACGGTGTGCGTTCCAGTAGTGTCTACTTCCTGAAGGAGAAGCCAAATATCACCATTTTATCCCAAGTCCACTCCAAAAAAGTCATCATCGATGCCGCTGACAAGGTTGCCAAGGGTGTCACCATCATTAAGCCATCTGGAGAGGAACACAGCTATTATGCCAAGCGCGAAGTCATTGTTGCCCAAGGTGTTTTTGAAAGTCCTAAACTATTAATGCTTTCAGGAGTTGGCCCAAAGAAGGAATTAGAGACACATGGTATCGATGTTATTGTTGAGAATCCCCATGTTGGTCAACACTTGTTAGACCATCCAGGTGTCCCATTTGTATTGCACGTAAAAGATGGTTTTGGTATGGACGATCACTTGTTGCGTGAAGGTCCCGCACACACTGCTGCAGTGGAACAgtacaagaagaaatccaCCGGTCCTGTTGGTTCGGGATTACTTGAATTAGTTGGTTTCCCACGTATTGACGAATATTTAGAGAAAGATCCTCACTACCTCCAAGCCAAAAAGGCCAACGGCGGCAAGGACCCATTCTGCCCTGAAGGCCAACCTCACTTCGAATTAGACTTTGTGAGTATGTTTGGTAGTGCTTTCCAATGGCATTATCCAACTCCAAAAGAGGGTTGTTACACTAGTGTGGTGGTCGATTTGGTTCGTCCAATTTCTGAACCAGGTGAAGTCAAGTTGAACAGCGCGGACCCACTTGTACAACCGAACATCAACTTGAACTTCTTTGCCGATGAGTTAGATATCATCGCCATGAGAGAAGGTATCAGGTTTTCTTACGACGTGTTGACCAAAGGTAAAGGGTTTAAGGACATTGTCGTCGGTGAGTACCCATGGGAAATGCCATTGGATGATGACAAAGAAATGAGGAAACAAATTTTAGACCGTGTTCAAACCGCGTTCCACCCTTGTGGTACTGCTCGTTTGTCTAAGAGTAGTGAGCAAGGTGTGGTCGATTCATCATTAAAGGTGCATGGGGTCAAGGGATTACGTGTGATTGATGCCTCTGTTATCCCAGTTATCCCAGACTGTCGTATTCAGAACTCTGTATACGCCATTGGTGAGAAGGGTGCTGACGCGATCAAGGAAGCTCACAAAGACTTGTACTAA